Proteins from a genomic interval of Drosophila melanogaster chromosome 2R:
- the TpnC47D gene encoding troponin C at 47D, isoform B has protein sequence MDNIDEDLTPEQIAVLQKAFNSFDHQKTGSIPTEMVADILRLMGQPFDRQILDELIDEVDEDKSGRLEFEEFVQLAAKFIVEEDDEAMQKELREAFRLYDKQGNGYIPTSCLKEILKELDDQLTEQELDIMIEEIDSDGSGTVDFDEFMEMMTGE, from the exons ATGGATAACATT GACGAAGACCTGACCCCCGAGCAGATTGCCGTTCTGCAGAAGGCATTCAACAGCTTCGACCACCAGAAGACCGGCAGTATCCCCACCGAAATGGTGGCCGATATCCTCCGTCTTATGGGTCAGCCCTTCGACAGGCAGATCCTTGACGAGCTGATCGACGAGGTCGATGAGGACA AATCCGGTCGCCTGGAGTTCGAGGAGTTCGTCCAGCTGGCTGCCAAGTTCATCGTAGAGGAGGATGATGAGGCCATGCAGAAGGAGCTGCGCGAGGCTTTCCGTCTGTACGACAAGCAGGGCAATGGCTACATTCCCACCTCCTGCCTGAAGGAGATCCTCAAGGAACTGGACGACCAGCTGACCGAACAGGAGCTCGACATCATGATTGAGGAAATCGATTCCGACGGCTCTGGCACCGTTGATTTTGATG AATTCATGGAGATGATGACTGGCGAGTAA
- the Cpr47Eg gene encoding cuticular protein 47Eg: protein MKFFIAFACLLAVALANEDANVLRAEQQVNVDGFAYAVELDNSVNVQQKGDLNGEEWVVKGSQSWTSPENVPVSIQYIADANGYQVVSANPPLPTPPPIPEAIQRSLEYIAAHPPSQ, encoded by the exons ATGAAGTTCTTC ATTGCTTTCGCCTGCCTGTTGGCCGTCGCCCTCGCCAACGAAGATGCCAATGTTCTCCGTGCCGAGCAGCAAGTGAATGTTGACGGCTTTGCTTACGCTGTTGAGCTGGACAACTCTGTCAATGTGCAACAGAAGGGTGACCTTAACGGCGAAGAGTGGGTGGTGAAGGGAAGCCAGTCGTGGACATCTCCCGAAAATGTGCCAGTGTCCATCCAATATATCGCCGATGCCAACGGTTACCAGGTGGTGTCTGCCAACCCTCCTCTGCCCACCCCACCACCAATTCCAGAGGCCATCCAGCGTTCTCTGGAGTACATCGCCGCCCACCCCCCAAGtcaataa
- the CG9067 gene encoding uncharacterized protein — protein MAFCIAVIGKDNAPLYLTTSDMEQELELQYHVNAALDVVEEKCLIGKGAPESKELYLGLLYSTENHKIYGFVTNTRVKFIVVIDSSNVALRENEVRAIFRNLHLLYTDAICNPFYIPGESLTSKKFDRAVQKLMSGTA, from the exons atgGCATTTTGCATAGCAGTTATTGGCAAGGAT AACGCCCCCCTGTACCTGACCACATCCGATATGGAGCAGGAACTGGAATTGCAATATCATGTTAACGCCGCCTTAGACGTCGTGGAGGAGAAGTGCCTGATTGGCAAGGGTGCTCCGGAGTCCAAGGAGCTGTACCTGGGACTGCTCTACTCGACAGAGAACCACAAAAT ATACGGCTTTGTGACCAACACTCGGGTGAAATTCATAGTGGTCATCGACTCCAGCAACGTTGCCCTTCGGGAAAACGAAGTTCGAGCA ATCTTCCGAAATCTCCACTTGCTCTACACCGATGCCATCTGCAATCCCTTTTACATTCCCGGCGAATCGCTGACTTCAAA GAAGTTCGATCGCGCTGTCCAGAAACTGATGAGCGGCACTGCCTAG
- the Vhl gene encoding von Hippel-Lindau, isoform A, whose amino-acid sequence MALQIAQNNRDGQQLVGADQGKVEVYVLFANTTYRTLDLYWVCERERENMYLTLKPFEEVRVNTFTTHSWLFRDYYTGERMHVRSQRIFQPIRVRVPKSQQSPDQLVDVRSEVLIHFPMRSLRENCLWLVARWLIRTSNAPRRIIHGYHIPSTLKQQLLSLLTCIESYSRVAGTRRRR is encoded by the coding sequence ATGGCGCTCCAAATAGCGCAGAACAACCGCGACGGCCAGCAGCTGGTGGGCGCTGATCAGGGAAAGGTGGAGGTGTACGTGCTGTTTGCAAACACCACCTATCGCACCCTGGATCTGTACTGGGTGTGCGAGCGGGAGCGGGAGAACATGTACCTTACCCTCAAGCCCTTCGAGGAGGTGCGGGTGAACACGTTCACCACACACAGCTGGCTGTTCCGGGATTACTACACGGGCGAACGGATGCACGTACGCTCGCAGAGGATCTTTCAGCCGATTCGGGTGCGGGTACCCAAGAGCCAGCAGAGTCCGGATCAGCTGGTTGACGTACGCAGCGAAGTGCTGATCCACTTTCCGATGAGATCGCTGCGCGAAAACTGCCTCTGGCTGGTCGCCCGCTGGCTGATCCGGACGAGCAACGCGCCACGGAGGATTATCCACGGATACCACATACCCTCGACGCTGAAGCAACAGCTGCTCAGCCTGCTGACCTGCATCGAGTCCTATTCCCGAGTGGCGGGCACGCGACGTCGGCGTTAG
- the CG9062 gene encoding uncharacterized protein, isoform C, with translation MLTHKTCQARKKMQVSFVIRDAEEKQHRNGVNALQLDANNGKLYSAGRDAIIRVWNTRTDSSEKYIQSMEHHNDWVNDIVLCCNGRNLISASCDTTVKVWNAQKGFCMSTLRTHRDYVQALAYAKDREQVASAGLDKAIFLWDVNTLTALTASNNTVTTSSLTGSKDSIYSLAMNPSGTVIVSGSTENILRIWDPRTCMRRMKLRGHTENVRCLVVSPDGNQVVSGSSDGTIKVWNLGQQRCVQTIHVHKEGVWSLLMSENFQYIISGSRDRNIIVTEMRNPSNKTLVCEEQAPVLSLGYNIDKTGVWATTWNSDIRCWKLPMYDRCTLNSSGGMDAQWTQGGTEVACIKGGAAIKECAVLNDKRYIITKDSQDQVVVYDVLRVVKKEQLGAVDFEAEVKKRNKQVYIPNWFTVDLKTGMPTIVLGQEEVDCFSAWVSIEAGLPECVDPTTEIKINYGKLLLEALLEYWTPPHSIPPNEMEPDMHGNGYFQVPKHTPVIFSEVGGRTVCRLLVRDAAGDSESTLLHETAPQWVTDVVIEKNIPKFLKIPFFLQPHPQMTKPERTKKDRLVANEFIQCRKVCEHVLEKVLNAETTPSGGNANNSLQNSQSDANSEGSQLPAEERIELWCNDVVVDPNMDLRTVRHFIWKQSTDLTFQYKTKQNFNYDGSIGDSLERVTRKY, from the exons ATGTTGACGCACAAAACTTGTCAGGCACGTAAGAAAATGCAG GTTTCCTTCGTGATACGGGACGCCGAGGAGAAACAGCACCGGAATGGCGTAAACGCTCTGCAGCTGGATGCCAATAACGGCAAGTTGTACTCCGCCGGTCGCGACGCCATAATCCGTGTGTGGAATACACGGACGGACTCCAGCGAGAAGTACATACAATCGATGGAGCACCACAACGACTGGGTCAACGACATAGTACTTTGCTGTAATGGCAGGAACC TTATTAGCGCCAGCTGTGATACCACGGTGAAGGTGTGGAACGCCCAGAAAGGCTTCTGCATGTCCACCCTGCGGACCCATCGCGACTACGTGCAGGCGTTGGCCTACGCCAAGGATCGGGAACAGGTGGCCAGCGCTGGACTGGACAAGGCCATCTTCCTGTGGGACGTGAACACACTGACCGCGCTCACGGCGAGCAATAACACGGTTACCACCTCTAGTCTAACCGGGTCCAAGGACTCAATCTACAGCTTGGCCATGAATCCATCGGGCACCGTGATTGTGAGCGGGTCCACGGAGAATATACTGCGTATCTGGGATCCCCGCACCTGTATGCGCAGAATGAAGCTGCGAGGCCATACGGAGAACGTGCGCTGCTTGGTGGTGTCGCCCGATGGAAACCAGGTGGTGTCTGGCAGTTCCGACGGCACGATCAAGGTGTGGAACCTGGGCCAACAGCGCTGTGTTCAAACCATCCACGTGCACAAGGAGGGCGTGTGGTCGCTGCTGATGAGCGAGAACTTCCAGTACATCATCTCCGGCAGTCGGGATCGCAACATCATTGTGACCGAGATGCGGAACCCTAGTAACAAAACGCTTGTGTGCGAGGAGCAGGCGCCCGTGCTGAGTCTGGGCTACAACATCGACAAGACTGGGGTGTGGGCCACCACCTGGAACTCGGACATTCGCTGTTGGAAGCTGCCCATGTACGACAGGTGCACACTAAATTCCTCGGGCGGAATGGACGCACAATGGACACAGGGCGGCACTGAGGTGGCCTGCATAAAAGGTGGAGCCGCCATCAAGGAGTGCGCGGTGCTGAACGACAAACGTTATATCATAACCAAGGACTCACAAGATCAGGTCGTGGTGTACGATGTGCTGAGAGTTGTCAAAAAAGAGCAATTGGGCGCTGTTGATTTCGAAGCGGAGGTGAAGAAGCGTAATAAGCAGGTCTACATTCCAAACTGGTTCACTGTTGATCTGAAAACCGGG ATGCCAACGATTGTATTGGGTCAGGAGGAAGTGGATTGCTTTTCCGCTTGGGTTTCCATTGAAGCTGGACTGCCGGAGTGCGTCGATCCCACAACAGAGATTAAG ATCAACTATGGCAAATTACTTTTAGAAGCCCTGCTAGAGTACTGGACACCACCGCATAGCATACCACCAAACGAAATGGAACCCGATATGCACGGCAATGGCTACTTCCAAGTGCCCAAGCACACGCCCGTCATCTTTAG TGAAGTGGGTGGCCGCACTGTTTGCCGACTTTTGGTACGCGACGCAGCTGGCGATAGCGAAAGTACCCTGCTCCACGAAACGGCGCCTCAGTGGGTGACCGACGTGGTGATCGAGAAGAACATTCCCAAGTTCCTCAAAATACCGTTCTTCCTGCAGCCTCACCCGCAAATGACCAAGCCTGAACGAACGAAGAAG gaTCGTCTTGTGGCTAATGAATTTATTCAGTGTCGCAAGGTCTGCGAGCACGTGCTTGAAAAGGTGCTGAATGCGGAAACTACCCCAAGTGGGGGCAATGCTAACAATTCACTGCAGAATAGCCAGAGCGATGCTAATTCGGAGGGATCCCAACTGCCAGCTGAGGAACGAATTGAACTGTGGTGTAACGATGTG GTTGTGGACCCCAACATGGACCTGCGCACGGTGCGCCACTTTATCTGGAAGCAGTCGACCGATCTAACGTTTCAGTACAAGACCAAACAGAATTTCAACTACGATG GTTCGATCGGGGATAGCTTGGAGCGCGTGACGCGCAAGTATTGA
- the CG9062 gene encoding uncharacterized protein, isoform B, translating into MLTHKTCQARKKMQVSFVIRDAEEKQHRNGVNALQLDANNGKLYSAGRDAIIRVWNTRTDSSEKYIQSMEHHNDWVNDIVLCCNGRNLISASCDTTVKVWNAQKGFCMSTLRTHRDYVQALAYAKDREQVASAGLDKAIFLWDVNTLTALTASNNTVTTSSLTGSKDSIYSLAMNPSGTVIVSGSTENILRIWDPRTCMRRMKLRGHTENVRCLVVSPDGNQVVSGSSDGTIKVWNLGQQRCVQTIHVHKEGVWSLLMSENFQYIISGSRDRNIIVTEMRNPSNKTLVCEEQAPVLSLGYNIDKTGVWATTWNSDIRCWKLPMYDRCTLNSSGGMDAQWTQGGTEVACIKGGAAIKECAVLNDKRYIITKDSQDQVVVYDVLRVVKKEQLGAVDFEAEVKKRNKQVYIPNWFTVDLKTGMPTIVLGQEEVDCFSAWVSIEAGLPECVDPTTEIKINYGKLLLEALLEYWTPPHSIPPNEMEPDMHGNGYFQVPKHTPVIFSEVGGRTVCRLLVRDAAGDSESTLLHETAPQWVTDVVIEKNIPKFLKIPFFLQPHPQMTKPERTKKDRLVANEFIQCRKVCEHVLEKVLNAETTPSGGNANNSLQNSQSDANSEGSQLPAEERIELWCNDVVVDPNMDLRTVRHFIWKQSTDLTFQYKTKQNFNYDGK; encoded by the exons ATGTTGACGCACAAAACTTGTCAGGCACGTAAGAAAATGCAG GTTTCCTTCGTGATACGGGACGCCGAGGAGAAACAGCACCGGAATGGCGTAAACGCTCTGCAGCTGGATGCCAATAACGGCAAGTTGTACTCCGCCGGTCGCGACGCCATAATCCGTGTGTGGAATACACGGACGGACTCCAGCGAGAAGTACATACAATCGATGGAGCACCACAACGACTGGGTCAACGACATAGTACTTTGCTGTAATGGCAGGAACC TTATTAGCGCCAGCTGTGATACCACGGTGAAGGTGTGGAACGCCCAGAAAGGCTTCTGCATGTCCACCCTGCGGACCCATCGCGACTACGTGCAGGCGTTGGCCTACGCCAAGGATCGGGAACAGGTGGCCAGCGCTGGACTGGACAAGGCCATCTTCCTGTGGGACGTGAACACACTGACCGCGCTCACGGCGAGCAATAACACGGTTACCACCTCTAGTCTAACCGGGTCCAAGGACTCAATCTACAGCTTGGCCATGAATCCATCGGGCACCGTGATTGTGAGCGGGTCCACGGAGAATATACTGCGTATCTGGGATCCCCGCACCTGTATGCGCAGAATGAAGCTGCGAGGCCATACGGAGAACGTGCGCTGCTTGGTGGTGTCGCCCGATGGAAACCAGGTGGTGTCTGGCAGTTCCGACGGCACGATCAAGGTGTGGAACCTGGGCCAACAGCGCTGTGTTCAAACCATCCACGTGCACAAGGAGGGCGTGTGGTCGCTGCTGATGAGCGAGAACTTCCAGTACATCATCTCCGGCAGTCGGGATCGCAACATCATTGTGACCGAGATGCGGAACCCTAGTAACAAAACGCTTGTGTGCGAGGAGCAGGCGCCCGTGCTGAGTCTGGGCTACAACATCGACAAGACTGGGGTGTGGGCCACCACCTGGAACTCGGACATTCGCTGTTGGAAGCTGCCCATGTACGACAGGTGCACACTAAATTCCTCGGGCGGAATGGACGCACAATGGACACAGGGCGGCACTGAGGTGGCCTGCATAAAAGGTGGAGCCGCCATCAAGGAGTGCGCGGTGCTGAACGACAAACGTTATATCATAACCAAGGACTCACAAGATCAGGTCGTGGTGTACGATGTGCTGAGAGTTGTCAAAAAAGAGCAATTGGGCGCTGTTGATTTCGAAGCGGAGGTGAAGAAGCGTAATAAGCAGGTCTACATTCCAAACTGGTTCACTGTTGATCTGAAAACCGGG ATGCCAACGATTGTATTGGGTCAGGAGGAAGTGGATTGCTTTTCCGCTTGGGTTTCCATTGAAGCTGGACTGCCGGAGTGCGTCGATCCCACAACAGAGATTAAG ATCAACTATGGCAAATTACTTTTAGAAGCCCTGCTAGAGTACTGGACACCACCGCATAGCATACCACCAAACGAAATGGAACCCGATATGCACGGCAATGGCTACTTCCAAGTGCCCAAGCACACGCCCGTCATCTTTAG TGAAGTGGGTGGCCGCACTGTTTGCCGACTTTTGGTACGCGACGCAGCTGGCGATAGCGAAAGTACCCTGCTCCACGAAACGGCGCCTCAGTGGGTGACCGACGTGGTGATCGAGAAGAACATTCCCAAGTTCCTCAAAATACCGTTCTTCCTGCAGCCTCACCCGCAAATGACCAAGCCTGAACGAACGAAGAAG gaTCGTCTTGTGGCTAATGAATTTATTCAGTGTCGCAAGGTCTGCGAGCACGTGCTTGAAAAGGTGCTGAATGCGGAAACTACCCCAAGTGGGGGCAATGCTAACAATTCACTGCAGAATAGCCAGAGCGATGCTAATTCGGAGGGATCCCAACTGCCAGCTGAGGAACGAATTGAACTGTGGTGTAACGATGTG GTTGTGGACCCCAACATGGACCTGCGCACGGTGCGCCACTTTATCTGGAAGCAGTCGACCGATCTAACGTTTCAGTACAAGACCAAACAGAATTTCAACTACGATGGTAAATAA
- the CG13220 gene encoding uncharacterized protein, isoform B — MAGTQSKDACSICDKVGLKPFTRDNVFNYYIPLHGLVSYGALAVNVMNPQIVPKILPKKDLTNVFLISAVVGSAFYIYGRPHLKDVKNNKRGAYALLGATLFSMGSVLAWALIKSALPQDNALLATLAGLGTGAAIVKVGTDYIQDVDKLQKN, encoded by the coding sequence ATGGCCGGGACACAGTCAAAAGACGCCTGCAGCATATGCGACAAAGTGGGCCTCAAGCCCTTCACCCGGGATAATGTGTTCAACTACTACATACCGCTGCACGGCCTGGTGAGCTACGGAGCCCTTGCGGTGAATGTTATGAACCCCCAGATCGTGCCCAAAATCCTGCCCAAGAAGGACCTGACGAACGTGTTCCTCATCTCCGCGGTGGTGGGCAGTGCCTTCTACATTTACGGCAGGCCCCACCTGAAGGACGTGAAGAACAACAAGCGAGGTGCGTACGCCCTGCTGGGCGCCACCCTATTCTCCATGGGATCCGTTCTGGCCTGGGCGCTCATCAAGTCCGCCCTGCCACAGGACAATGCACTGCTGGCGACCCTGGCGGGCTTGGGAACTGGCGCCGCCATCGTGAAGGTCGGCACTGATTACATTCAGGACGTGGATAAGCTGCAGAAGAACTAG
- the Fbl6 gene encoding F-box and leucine-rich repeat protein 6, isoform B: protein MSESLSSQVEETKVSDDDGVKEKAEVSTAKDSAETAMEVEADDTGGQQPEQSELLDKEKSATVDINTLTPSTPSQTPPQLLAVETATSGSTAVIPENILSPPKSETQTDETNTATSTSCSPASDGQRSPAADQQSSAPPPQVQAQATPAPVNGSVPKSGKPLSTALSGKKTSKAATTSPRASRCRKTKALPMYESEISDNKMGIRLCIKKSDAGEGAPAGVTSPPVAVPAATKTVRKRVRKPKQQDSDEAEYEPRKKKGGGGGSGGEKKVSTSPDAAEAAGDPVEQSVWAQKLPEEVLFRIFEHAVDTQGCLPTLFRLGRVCSLWRQVSLRPTLWRTMDLTTWVKEKYRTELKLKWFVDNRCSACTDLNVSNWKISDINCFLAKLSSGCPNLAGITLSGWKGFTSDHLTYLVDNMHKLQRLDLSSINVEMNASKSAVGVNSLCNALQTMGSRLTHLYLAHNRLAGIPQIVGILSTHCPNLTLLDLSNVTTQATSHGVLHIEKLQRGCQKLKVLRVTNSHITPSTASMQEIMDSPGFPELEELSVAALTDESRIISDDHLQRILKSSSKLKLLDVRNCTRLTHESLIRLPAWDIKHLFLSGCSVTRDMGSGLELIASKWAHSLIELDLAWANMQQPIDNALRALAEKGRDSPLAHLNLCGSSVSDEAVKEILTNCQNMSSINLASCRGLPRGVKRLMQGPQELGELREVLGVQLKSSSGSN from the exons ATGAGCGAATCTCTATCTTCTCAAGTGGAGGAGACCAAAGTGTCCGATGATGATGGTGTAAAAGAGAAAGCTGAAGTGTCCACCGCCAAAGATTCGGCGGAAACGGCTATGGAAGTGGAGGCAGATGACACTGGTGGTCAGCAGCCGGAGCAGAGTGAATTGTTGGATAAGGAGAAATCTGCCACGGTGGATATAAACACACTCACTCCCTCGACGCCCTCACAAACCCCGCCACAACTGCTGGCCGTCGAAACTGCCACATCGGGAAGCACGGCCGTCATTCCGGAGAACATCCTGTCCCCGCCCAAGTCAGAAACTCAAACCGATGAGACTAACACGGCAACATCGACGTCCTGCTCCCCAGCCTCTGACGGTCAGCGGTCGCCGGCGGCGGATCAACAGTCATCGGCACCACCGCCACAGGTACAGGCACAGGCCACGCCGGCGCCGGTCAATGGCTCCGTACCAAAGTCGGGGAAACCACTCTCCACAGCGCTCAGCGGCAAGAAGACCAGCAAAGCGGCCACTACGTCACCACGTGCATCCAGATGCCGCAAAACCAAGGCGCTGCCCATGTACGAAAGCGAAATCAGCGACAACAAGATGGGTATCCGACTGTGCATCAAGAAATCTGATGCCGGAGAAGGCGCACCTGCTGGTGTCACATCTCCGCCAGTTGCAGTTCccgcagcaacaaaaactgtGCGCAAGCGCGTCCGTAAACCAAAGCAACAGGACAGCGATGAGGCCGAGTATGAGCCGCGCAAGAAAAAAGGCGGAGGAGGTGGTAGTGGCGGCGAAAAGAAGGTTTCAACGAGTCCGGATGCTGCGGAGGCGGCTGGCGATCCAGTCGAGCAGAGTGTCTGGGCTCAAAAGCTGCCCGAGGAAGTCCTATTCAGA ATCTTTGAGCATGCTGTGGATACACAGGGCTGTCTGCCCACCCTGTTTCGCCTTGGCAGAGTTTGCTCGCTCTGGCGGCAGGTGTCTCTTAGGCCTACTCTGTGGCGCACTATGGATCTTACCACATGGGTCAAAGAGAAATATCGCACCGAACTCAAGCTCAAGTGGTTTGTCGACAACCGCTGCAGTGCCTGTACAGACTTGAATGTTT CCAATTGGAAAATATCAGACATAAATTGCTTCCTTGCCAAATTGTCAAGCGGGTGCCCGAACCTTGCAGGCATTACGCTCTCCGGCTGGAAAGGTTTCACTTCGGATCATCTTACGTATTTGGTGGATAACATGCACAAGTTGCAGCGCTTGGACTTAAGTTCCATCAAT GTTGAGATGAATGCCAGCAAGAGCGCCGTGGGTGTCAACTCCCTATGCAATGCACTCCAGACCATGGGCAGCCGTCTAACACATCTCTATTTGGCGCACAATCGTCTGGCAGGAATACCACAAATAGTCGGAATTCTTTCG ACGCACTGTCCGAATCTAACATTATTGGATCTCTCGAACGTGACCACGCAGGCCACATCACACGGTGTACTCCACATTGAGAAGTTGCAGCGTGGCTGCCAGAAGCTAAAGGTCCTGCGTGTGACAAACTCTcatataacgccaagcacggCATCAATGCAGGAAATT ATGGACTCACCTGGTTTTCCGGAACTTGAAGAACTGTCCGTGGCTGCCTTAACAGATGAATCCCGCATCATAAGCGACGACCATCTGCAGCGCATCCTTAAGAGCAGCTCCAAGCTAAAGCTACTGGACGTACGCAACTGTACACGACTGACGCACGAGAGCCTAATCCGCTTACCTGCCTGGGATATCAAGCATTTATTCCTGTCAGGTTGCTCAGTCACACGAGATATGGG GTCGGGTCTGGAACTCATTGCCTCAAAGTGGGCGCACAGTCTCATAGAACTGGATTTGGCTTGGGCGAATATGCAGCAGCCCATTGATAATGCGTTGCGCGCCCTAGCGGAAAAGGGCAGAGATTCGCCGTTGGC TCATTTGAATCTATGCGGCTCCTCTGTTTCCGATGAGGCGGTAAAGGAAATACTGACGAACTGCCAAAATATGAGCTCCATCAACTTGGCATCGTGCCGTGGTCTGCCGCGAGGCGTCAAGCGCTTGATGCAGGGACCGCAGGAGCTAGGCGAACTTCGGGAGGTTCTGGGGGTGCAGCTGAAGAGCAGCAGCGGGAGCAACTAA
- the CG18335 gene encoding uncharacterized protein: protein MDHAITPEPHLVPGYTGHCAQNRDRVGRTYGRQTHKLLIDPCIYHAPELIVAPIHAKRGLKDYPTEQELKILRTREGLVDSVYRHPILPGYAGFVPNKVSQIGKRYVAAASAGVARHETLMELYRCENRTLRHRDLLESGNGLFDRKINERLLPQTYYRSPLILVTGVSKGIKDETCPPKTEKLCYSKFTSPHFLEDEDADKFIINGYSGHIPMSVTRFGESNKVLTNRALCSFSDYMYKRKRDTWCCGQDLSRPSITCPPVGHFVVYHEDSGMVPNYAGHVPGETYKFGRTYAKTTYDAKRWLEVHKNLTVLPEVANLDYAY from the exons ATGGACCACGCTATAACGCCGGAACCGCACTTGGTGCCAGG TTACACGGGTCACTGCGCCCAGAATCGCGACCGAGTGGGTCGAACTTATGGCCGTCAGACGCACAAGCTGTTAATAGACCCCTGTATTTACCACGCTCCCGAACTGATAGTGGCTCCCATTCATGCCAAGCGCGGCCTCAAGGACTATCCCACAGAGCAGGAGCTGAAGATTCTGCGCACTCGTGAGGGTTTGGTGGACTCCGTTTACCGACATCCCATATTACCAGGCTACGCCGGATTTGTCCCGAACAAAGTGAGTCAGATTGGCAAGCGATATGTTGCTGCCGCATCCGCTGGAGTAGCTCGGCATGAGACGCTGATGGAGTTGTATCGGTGCGAGAATCGGACGCTCAGGCATCGGGATCTACTGGAGAGTGGGAACGGACTCTTCGACCGCAAGATCAACGAAAGACTGCTGCCACAAACCTATTACCGATCGCCCCTGATCCTGGTGACCGGAGTGTCCAAGGGCATTAAGGACGAGACTTGTCCGCCGAAAACGGAGAAACTCTGCTATAGCAAGTTCACATCGCCGCACTTCCTGGAGGATGAAGATGCCGACAAGTTCATAATCAATGGTTACTCCGGCCACATTCCCATGTCAGTGACCCGATTCGGGGAGTCCAACAAGGTGCTGACCAACCGGGCACTGTGCAGCTTCTCGGACTATATGTACAAGCGGAAGCGGGATACGTGGTGTTGTGGACAGGATCTCAGCCGGCCGTCCATCACCTGCCCGCCCGTGGGACACTTCGTCGTCTATCACGAGGACAGCGGAATGGTGCCCAACTATGCGGGTCATGTTCCTGGGGAGACGTACAAGTTCGGACGCACCTACGCCAAGACCACATACGATGCGAAGCGCTGGCTGGAGGTGCACAAGAATCTTACAGTGCTGCCCGAGGTGGCCAATCTGGATTACGCCTACTGA